In Candidatus Effluviviaceae Genus V sp., the sequence TGGAGGCCCTCGGCGGCTTCCCGTACAGAGCGAACAACTGGATCGAGCTCAACAGGAACCTCTTCACCTGGATGCGGACCGAGAGGAAGGTGATGTTCTGGATCCTGTCGCTCATCATCATGGTGGCCGCCTTCAATATCGCGAGCACGCTCATCATGGTCGTGATGGAGAAGACGAAGGACATCGGCATCATGAAGTCGATGGGCGCGGGGGCCGGGTCGATCCTCAGGATCTTCGTTTTCGAGGGGCTGGTCGTCGGCTTCTTCGGTACGATTCTCGGGCTGGTCGGCGGCTGGGTACTCGCGACGCTCATCGACCGCTACCAGTTCGTGACGCTGCCGGGCGACGTCTACCCGATCGAGACCCTGCCGGTCGAGATGCGTCCCATCGACTTCGTCGTCGTCGCGGCCGCCGCCATCGCCATCAGCTTCGCGGCGGCCCTCTATCCAGCCTGGAAGGCCTCGCGTCTCGAGCCGGTCGAGGCCATCAGGAGGGAGTAGTCGCGTGCACGAGGTGAGGGCACGGCTCGAGGTCGCCGACGTGACGAAGAGCTTTGAGACGGGAGGAAAGCGTCTCGAGGTTCTTCGCGGCGTGAGCATGGACGTCGGCGCCGGTGAGATCATCGCCATCGTCGGGCCCTCCGGGGTCGGGAAGAGCACGCTCCTCCACATCATGGGGGCGCTCGACCGGCCGACGACAGGGTCGGTCCGCATCGACGGCGTCGACGTCTTCGATCTGCCCGACGCCCGTGTGGCGGCGTTCCGGAACAGGACCATCGGGTTCGTCTTCCAGTTCCATCATCTGATGCGAGAGCTCTCGGCCGTTGAGAACGTCATGATGCCGTGTCTGATCGCGGGGAGGTCGAGGCCCGAGGCCCGCGAGCGCGCTTCGGAGCTCCTCGGACGCGTCGGGCTCTCCGAGAGGGCCGATCATCTCCCGGGCGAGCTTTCCGGCGGAGAGGAGCAGCGTGTCGCCGTCGCCCGGGCGCTCGCCGTCGACCCCCTGGTCGTGCTCGCCGACGAGCCGTCGGGGAACCTCGATCGAGCGGGGAGCGAGGAGCTGCACGATCTCATCTGGGAACTGAGGGACTCCTTCGGGCAGACGTTCGTCATCGTGACGCACAACCGGTCGCTCTCGTCCCGGGCCGACCGCGTGGTCGTGCTCCGTGACGGGTTGGTGGTCGACGCCGAGAGGGAGGTCTCCGGTGCCGCAGCCGTGTGACAGATGTGGGAAGGCGCCGGCCGCCGTGCACTACGCCGAGGTCGTGGACGGGCGGCTGTCCGTCTGGGCGCTCTGCGAGACGTGCGCGCACGAACGCGGCGTCGCGACGACCCTCCCGTCGTTCGCCGGTCCGCTCGTCGGCATCCTGATGGGGCTTCTCGAGGACGACTCTCTCGAGGAGACGCCCCCCGACGCGGCGTGTGACGAGTGCGGGATGAGCTACGCGGACTTCCGGAGAACGGGCAGGCTTGGATGCGGTGCCTGCTACGACCGTTTCTCATCGGAGCTGGCTCCGCTCCTCCGCCGCATCCACGGCAGCACCCAGCACCTCGGGCGCATGCCGTCGGGCTTCGAGGCTCAGTCCGTCAGAAGAGAGGAACTCCGGCGTCTGAAGGCCGACCTCCGAAGGGCCGTGTTCCGGGAGGAGTACGAACGCGCCGCCGAGCTCAGGGACGCTATCCGGTCGATCGAGCGCGCATCCGGGGAAGAGGGCGATGGCAGCAGCCAGGCTTGACGCGATCATGAGCGGCCCAGCCGCCTGGCTCTCAGGCGCCGGGCCGCACTCCGAGGTCTTCCTCTCGACGCGCGTGCGCGTCGCGCGGAACCTCGACAACGTCCCGTTCCCCGAGCGGGCCTCGAACGACGCGCTCGTTCGCGTCCGGGAGCGCGTGCTCGACGCGGTCGCCAGGAACAACTACCTGATGAACGCCCGCGTCGTCGTGATGGACGATGCCGATTCCGCAGGTCGCCAGGCGCTGGTCGAACGTCACATCATCAGTCCCGCCTTCGCGGCGTGCGGCGAGGGAAGGGCCTGCATCATCGGCGAGCGCGAGGTCGTCTCGGGCATGATCAACGAGGAGGACCACCTCAGGCTGCACTGCATCCGCTCGGGACTTCAACCCGTCGATGCCTGGCGGCTCCTCGAGAGAGTCGACTCCGAGCTGGACCGGAACTTGCATTATGCCTTCTCCAGCGACTGGGGTTTTCTCACGGCCTGTCCGACGAACGTCGGCACGGGGATCCGTGTGTCGGTGCTGGCGCACCTGGCGGCCCTCGCACGCATGAGGAGGGCCACGTCGGTGCTCGCCGGGATCTCGAAGCTCGGGCTGTCCGTCCGGGGCTTCTACGGCGAGGGCAGCCAGGCGACCGGCAGCTTCTTCCAGATATCGAACCAGACGACGCTCGGTCAGTCGGAGGACGACATCGCGTACACGGTGGAGCGGGTCGCCGGCCAGCTGGTGTCCCTCGAGGAGGAGGCCCGGGAGGACCTCCTGGAGCGGGAGCCGCGCCGCCTCGAGGACGAGGTGTTCCGCGCCTACGGGGCGCTCAGGAACGCGCGGCTTCTCAAGGCCGAGGAGGTCATGGAGCTCTGCTCGGTGCTCCGCCTCGGCGTGGCGCTCGGTCTCATCGACGAGGTGTCGCTCGGCACGGTCAACAGACTGCTCGTTGTCACGCAGCCCGGACACCTGATGATGACCCACGGCCGCTCGGACGCGTCGGCCGCATGGGACGCGGCCAGAGCCGAGCTGGTCAGACGCGAGCTCTCCGAACCGAACTGATGGTCACTCTGCGCCTTCGGCGCGACGAGGTTCCCAGGGAGGGGACGGATGCAGAGACGACAGAGGGAGTTCACGCCGCGGGTTCGCCGTGTTCTCTACTTCGCGAGGGAGGAGTCGATCCGCCTCCACCACGACTACCAGGGGACGGAGCATCTGCTCCTCGGCATCGTGCGCGAGGGCGAGGGCGTGGCCGCCACCGTTCTCCGCGAACTCGGCATCGATCTCGACACGGTCCGTGAGATGGTCGAGTCGTACGTGGCTCGCGGTTCCTACGGGACCTCCATGAAGGAGAGCCAGTGGACCCCCCGGGCCAAGACCGTCCTCGAACTCGCGCGGGAGGAGGCCCGGATCCTCCACCACCAGTACATCGGCACGGAACATCTCCTTCTCGCACTGATCCGCGAGGGTGAGGGGGTCGCGGCCAAGGTCCTGCGCGATCTGGATGTCGATCTCCGAACGGCCCGCGAAATGGTCATGCGCGTCCTGGGCGGCGGCACCGGCGGCGAGACGACGGAGCAGGCGGCGGAGCGGGCCGCGGAGACGCCGACGCTCGACCAGTTCGGGCGGGATCTGACGGAGCTGGCTCGGCGCGGCGAACTCGACCCGGTCATCGGCCGCCAGCGGGAGATCGAGCGCGTCATCCAGGTGCTCTCGCGCCGCAAGAAGAACAACCCGGTGCTCATCGGCGAGCCGGGCGTCGGGAAGACCGCTATCGTCGAGGGGCTGGCGCAGAAGATCGTCGCGAGCGACGTTCCCACGACGCTCAAGGACAAACGGCTCGTGATGCTCGACCTGTCCTCGACGGTCGCGGGCACGAAGTACCGCGGACAGTTCGAGGAGCGTCTCAAGACACTGATCAGCGAGATAGGGGACAGCGACAACGTCATCATCTTCATCGACGAACTGCACACGATCGTCGGCGCGGGCGGCGCCGAGGGTGCGATCGACGCGGCCAGCATGCTGAAGCCGGCTCTCGCCAGGGGCGAGCTGCAGGCGAT encodes:
- a CDS encoding ATP-binding cassette domain-containing protein; this translates as MDVGAGEIIAIVGPSGVGKSTLLHIMGALDRPTTGSVRIDGVDVFDLPDARVAAFRNRTIGFVFQFHHLMRELSAVENVMMPCLIAGRSRPEARERASELLGRVGLSERADHLPGELSGGEEQRVAVARALAVDPLVVLADEPSGNLDRAGSEELHDLIWELRDSFGQTFVIVTHNRSLSSRADRVVVLRDGLVVDAEREVSGAAAV
- a CDS encoding ATP--guanido phosphotransferase; translated protein: MAAARLDAIMSGPAAWLSGAGPHSEVFLSTRVRVARNLDNVPFPERASNDALVRVRERVLDAVARNNYLMNARVVVMDDADSAGRQALVERHIISPAFAACGEGRACIIGEREVVSGMINEEDHLRLHCIRSGLQPVDAWRLLERVDSELDRNLHYAFSSDWGFLTACPTNVGTGIRVSVLAHLAALARMRRATSVLAGISKLGLSVRGFYGEGSQATGSFFQISNQTTLGQSEDDIAYTVERVAGQLVSLEEEAREDLLEREPRRLEDEVFRAYGALRNARLLKAEEVMELCSVLRLGVALGLIDEVSLGTVNRLLVVTQPGHLMMTHGRSDASAAWDAARAELVRRELSEPN